Part of the Scrofimicrobium sp. R131 genome is shown below.
GCCGTCCTCGCTCGTCACTCGGTCGACCGGCAGCCGATTGGCCACCACCACGAAGCTCGACTGTTGACCATCTGATGCAGACATACACTCTCCTTTGTCGCTTCCTTAACTGTATCGCTTTAGTCGTGGCACAGTAGAGGGATGGATAAGAGCAGGTGGACAGCCCGAACGCTAGCGGCCGAAGCGTTTCCGGCGGCAGTAAGAAAAGATCCCGGTCGCACACTGTTGGCCTTCGACTTTGACGGGACCCTGGCCCACATGAACCCGGACCCGGAGGCGGTCAGCCTGGTGGAGGAGTCGGCCAGTGCGCTCGAGCAGCTCACCGGCCTCGGGGTGGACCTGGCCCTGATTTCGGGGCGACCGGTCGACACCCTGGTTCGACTCGGTCGACTCCAGGAACGGCCGGCGTTCTCCCAGGCAACCATCTTGGGTCAGTACGGCATTGAGCGGCTGGACCTGGCGACGGGCGAGCGGAGGATTCCCCCAATTCCGGTTGAGATTGACCGGGCCCGGCCCGAGTTGGCCCAGCTGGTGGCCGACCACCCGGGTGCCTACCTGGAGGACAAGGGCCGCGCCCTGGCTGTCCACGTGCGCCGGATGCCAGATCCGGAGGCGGCTCAGGCGGCCCTGTCCGAGCCGGTGCACCAGCTAGC
Proteins encoded:
- the otsB gene encoding trehalose-phosphatase, which codes for MDKSRWTARTLAAEAFPAAVRKDPGRTLLAFDFDGTLAHMNPDPEAVSLVEESASALEQLTGLGVDLALISGRPVDTLVRLGRLQERPAFSQATILGQYGIERLDLATGERRIPPIPVEIDRARPELAQLVADHPGAYLEDKGRALAVHVRRMPDPEAAQAALSEPVHQLAERHGLQVEPGRLVWEVRAASADKGDALRELIRQHQPRAVLMAGDDLGDLAAFAALAEAAKRGIYTCALVSDSQEQPELRRYADVLCDGPDGVAAWLQHLVSNLR